In Phaseolus vulgaris cultivar G19833 chromosome 10, P. vulgaris v2.0, whole genome shotgun sequence, a single genomic region encodes these proteins:
- the LOC137814089 gene encoding bromodomain-containing factor 1-like, with protein sequence MGRLRIAYYNRKLQKTEGQRRSPRLSTLEIESHDHLLRQHLDSDQGPAFRTRVHIRKSFILQDVKHSSHCDIQKTICDDKPSKLASSSFLPETRILQLVLDTLQRKDTYEIFVEPVDPNEVEDYYAIIEEPMDFGTIRAKLHERMYKTLEQFEHDVFLIFGNAMRFNSSGTIYFRQARVINELAKKVFDILRKNPEKFEMEYSEPKRKTGRSNQKDFRNSRNLKSNEINISVPSKTMLCSARSTLNKRSCKTNHLDAKNVVITTGTKECNKCKSLETDRRDTYKPLHFDKDNSTLPIINGQLKLLQHVDQQDNDYKDSLMLFAKDLGPIAQNIAKRKFLGCKILTATTSIPYKTENDTFNIVTTSSMISYHLDHFPSYPNEIRSLGEEIGGREAVKGILNVLNKKGCNPLNGKIWGYHKWPVRCDKEFLSKRFCFEPRYS encoded by the exons ATGGGTAGATTAAG AATTGCTTATTATAACAGAAAATTGCAAAAAACAGAAGGACAAAGGAGAAGTCCACGGTTATCTACACTAGAGATTGAGTCTCATGATCATTTATTGAGACAACATTTAGATAGTGATCAAGGACCTGCATTTCGAACAAGGG TTCACATTCGCAAGTCATTCATTCTACAGGATGTGAAGCATTCTAGCCATTGTGATATTCAAAAGACAATTTGTGATG ATAAGCCATCAAAATTGGCATCTTCAAGTTTTTTGCCTGAGACGCGAATACTTCAACTTGTACTTGACACTTTACAAAG GAAAGACACCTATGAAATATTTGTTGAACCAGTTGATCCAAATGAG GTTGAAGATTATTATGCTATCATAGAAGAACCTATGGATTTTGGCACCATTAGGGCTAAACTACATGAGAGGATGTACAAGACTCTAGAACAATTTGAG CATGATGTTTTCCTAATATTTGGCAATGCAATGCGTTTTAATTCTTCAGGTACCATATATTTTAGGCAG GCTCGTGTTATAAATGAGCTAGCTAAGAAagtttttgatatattaagGAAGAATCCTGAGAAGTTTGAAATGGAATATTCTGAACCAAAGCGAAAAACAGGTCGGAGTAATCAAAAGGATTTTAGGAATTCAAGAAACTTGAAATccaatgaaataaatattagtgTGCCCTCAAAAACTATGTTGTGTTCGGCTCGTagtacattaaataaaagaagttGTAAGACAAATCATCTTGATGCCAAAAATGTTGTGATTACTACAG GTACTAAGGAGTGTAACAAATGCAAGTCTTTAGAGACTGATAGGCGTGACACATATAAACCATTGCACTTTGACAAGGACAACTCTACACTGCCAATAATAAATGGTCAACTAAAACTCCTTCAACAT GTTGATCAACAAGATAATGACTATAAAGATAGTTTGATGTTGTTTGCCAAAGATTTAGGACCTATTGCCCAAAATATAGCCAAAAGGAAATTTCTTGGATGTAAAATTCTCACGGCAACTACTTCCATTCCATACAAAACAGAAAATGATACTTTCAATATAGTCACTACCTCTTCCATGATATCTTATCATTTGGATCATTTTCCTAGTTATCCTAATGAAATAAGAAGTCTAGGAGAAGAGATTGGTGGAAGGGAAGCAGTTAAAGGGATATTGAATGTTCTAAACAAGAAAGGTTGCAATCCTTTAAACGGTAAGATTTGGGGATATCACAAGTGGCCCGTAAGGTGTGATAAAGAGTTCTTAAGCAAGAGATTTTGTTTTGAGCCACGTTATTCATGA